In a genomic window of Salegentibacter salegens:
- the mnmD gene encoding tRNA (5-methylaminomethyl-2-thiouridine)(34)-methyltransferase MnmD: protein MERKIIKTGDGSVTIYLREWDEQYHSKHGAIQEALHVFIKMGLDYWVGLNKGKDLAILEIGFGTGLNAFISFLEAKKLQLKINYTGVEAYPVAKAEIKELNYAEMLSAENQIDSFQKMHQIPWNSLVDISENFQLEKQQKRFEEIKDKDEYDLVFFDAFGARVQPELWTEDIFNKMFAAMKANAVLVTYAAKGSVRRAMQTAGFIVERLPGPPGKREMLRALKK from the coding sequence TTGGAAAGAAAAATTATAAAAACCGGTGATGGCTCGGTCACCATTTATTTAAGGGAGTGGGATGAGCAGTATCATTCCAAACACGGTGCGATACAGGAGGCTCTGCATGTTTTTATAAAAATGGGCCTGGACTATTGGGTAGGATTAAATAAAGGAAAAGACCTGGCTATTTTAGAGATAGGTTTTGGTACAGGGCTCAATGCGTTTATCAGTTTCCTTGAGGCTAAAAAGCTTCAGCTTAAGATAAATTATACCGGGGTAGAGGCATATCCCGTTGCTAAAGCTGAGATAAAGGAATTGAATTATGCCGAAATGCTTTCTGCAGAAAATCAGATTGATTCCTTTCAAAAAATGCATCAAATTCCGTGGAATTCTCTGGTAGATATTTCTGAAAATTTCCAGCTTGAAAAACAACAAAAACGCTTTGAAGAAATTAAGGATAAGGATGAATACGATTTAGTGTTTTTTGACGCTTTTGGAGCCCGGGTTCAACCCGAACTTTGGACAGAGGATATCTTTAATAAAATGTTTGCAGCAATGAAAGCCAATGCAGTTTTGGTAACCTATGCGGCAAAAGGTAGTGTGAGGAGGGCTATGCAAACTGCAGGATTTATCGTTGAAAGGCTTCCCGGTCCTCCAGGAAAACGTGAAATGTTAAGAGCGTTAAAAAAGTAA